Proteins encoded within one genomic window of Arachis ipaensis cultivar K30076 chromosome B08, Araip1.1, whole genome shotgun sequence:
- the LOC107613977 gene encoding uncharacterized protein LOC107613977 encodes MKIPRPRKWFNKINGGRRTCDKRKFERIKSMLEAELSDIQERYFHMSLKYAEVEAEREELVMKLKEVGLMEETKRLLSEKEILSLKVENLLGKINLLESDLSFFVENEFSRHLQH; translated from the exons ATGAAG ATCCCAAGGCCACGCAAATGGTTCAATAAAATCAATGGGGGAAGGAGAACTTGTGACAAAAGAAAATTTGAACGTATAAAATCAATGCTAGAGGCAGAGTTAAGTGATATTCAGGAGCGGTACTTCCACATGAGCCTTAAATATGCTGAGGTAGAAGCCGAGCGTGAAGAACTTGTGATGAAGCTCAAAGAG GTTGGATTGATGGAAGAAACCAAGCGGTTGCTGagtgaaaaagaaattttgagcCTTAAAGTG GAGAATTTACTGGGAAAAATTAATCTTCTTGAGAGTGATTTGAGTTTCTTTGTTGAGAACGAG TTTTCTAGGCACTTGCAGCATTAG